aattaaacaaataaacctaattacctcccccaccccccaaaaaaaccccaaaacaaaaaaacagcagaTAAATAAACCGATTAATCACAACACAAAGTCCACAAAGAGAAGCAAATAATTATGGAAATTTTGTCTCTGCTAAAGGAACGTTTCAGCAGTTATGATAAAGAAGACTGGTTAACAGTCAGGAGCAGAAGCAGCTGTCTGGGAAAGCAGTAGGGTGGGACCCCGCCTTCTCATTTCCACCCAAGTAAATTCCAGTCGGATCAAACATTTAAgggttaaaatataaatatcatataaatataaatagtgtataataaatataaatatcataAGAAAACATGAGAactttttatttgtgttctcAGAGTGGGGAAGGCCTTTTTAAGCCATGACCTAACATCaagaagccataaaagaaaaaaaaaaaaggatagattggaacatacaaaaattttaaaatttgatgcgGAAGGTATCTTAAAAGACCAGTGAAAACCTTGGGGAGAGAGTTTCAATACATAACATGATATGGGGCTGGTTTCTTTAAGTCCTTGAATATTTAATATCAAAGATACAACTCAACAGACCACAGAAAGAGAACAGCTGTTTCAACATATAAAAAGTTGCTCAACCTCACTGATAAATATGCCAGTTAACATAACAGTGAGATCCCACGGGGACAAAGTAACTATCTCCAGCCCAAAGGCTTCCTCTGTGAATGCTtccaaacactgaagaaaaaaaagccaaaaaccaaaaaacaacacaCCAGTGGTACACAGACTCctccagagaacagaaaagagaaaacattgcCCAACTTTGAATGCAGCCATCATAATCCTGAGATGCAAACCTAACACAGACATTTCATGAAAGAAAGGCAGAGGCTGATTCCATTCATCCACAGAGACGCAAAATCCCTAAACGCAACCAGAGCAAGACAAATCTGGCGAGACGTGTATAAATAAACACGTAAAATAACTCATCACCACCAATTTGGATTTACTCTGGGAATGCATGATTGGCTGAATGTCAGACAATCAAACAATGCAAGTCCCTGTATTAAGACCCTAAGGGAATAAAGAGGACAAAATCATTGACCATCTTAATAAAcgcagaaaagcatttgataaaaatttCCCAACTCTCACTCCAAATAAAAACACTCAGTTAACTAGACATAGAAAGGAGCTTCCTTAATCTGTTAAGCTGCTGTTACAGAACCCTAAAGCAATCATCATACTTCATGGTAAAACATAAAAGCCTTCCTTTTGAGACGCAGACAGGCATTGCTAGTAAAGCTCAGTTCCTTCCCATAGTGTAAGAGAAGGCCTTGCCAGGGCAAGAgggcagaaaaacaaataaaaggtatAAGGATTGGAAAGGAGAACATAAAACTGGCAATATTTGTACATACTTTACAGGTAAACtggtagaaataaatgaatttaacaaGATCACTGGAATCaaggaaaacacaaaaatcaaCGATATTTCTACTTGCTGGTCACAAATAGAACACACCTTTTGAACGGAAATAATTGACaatagcatgaaaaaaaaaatcaaagcctaGAAGTAAAATTAACAGAGGTATGCAAGACCTCTACACTGAACACTACACCATATAATCAAAGAATTTGAGGAAGACCTGAATAAATGGAGGGTTGTACAATGTTTATGGCTTAACATTGTGGAGACGCCAAATCTCCTGCCACCCCCTATTCATCTATAAATCCAACGCAGTCCTAATTAAAATCCTCTCAGactattttttgtgtgtggaaatTGGCAAGCCGatgctaaaattcatatggaaacacCAAGCACCAGGACCAGCCTAGGACATCTTGAGGAAGAGCAAAACGGAGGACTCCTGCTACCAGAGACCAAGAATAAGCTATGGCAATTAAGGCAATTTGGTTTTGGTAGAAAAATGAGCTGGGCTATGGGACAGAGCAGTCCCCTGACCTCTGATGGTGGGGAACATAGCAGAGCACGGGGGAAGGAATGGTGCTTCAATAAACAGTGCTGATCAATGAGATAACCACAGGAAAAATGTGTATCTTGACCCCTACCTCACATCATGCACAAAAATCATTCCAGATGGCTTGCAGATCTAATTATGAAATACCACACAATAAGCCTTTTGTAGGAGAACAAAGTACAGCCTTGTGACTTTGGGGCAGGCAAGTGTTTCTTAAGCAGGACACAGCAGGTACTcaccataaaagaagaaaacttgacAAATTGAAGTGTATTAAAATTAGGAACCTTTGTTCAACAAGACATCATTAAAACAGTGAAAAGACACCACATGCAATGCGAGAGTATTTGCAGTGCTTCTATCTGACAACAAGCTCTTATCCAGAACAAAGATCTCCTACAAGGCAATTAGAGAACTCCAGATAACCCgacagaaaatgggcaaaagacctgtacaGGCACCTCATAAAAGTGGAGCTCCAGATGGCCAACGAACGAATGAGAAGGTGCATGGCTTCACTAGGtgccaaagaatgaaaaataagctggaggggagggtatagagtgtgtgctcagcatgcacgaggtcctgggttcaatcccagtatctctattaaaaaataagtaaataaacctaattatccatcccttccaaaacaaacaaattgcaAAGTCCACAATATGCTACCACTATACACCCATCAGAATAGCCCAAATGCAAGAAACGGACAAtgccaagtgttggcaaagacAGGACATAATGGAACTGGCATACGCTGGCTGCCAGTGGGAGTGCCGATGCgtaaaaccactttggaaaactggtgTTATCTGCTAAAACTACCACATTCCCGCCTCACGCCCAGCAGTGCTCCTCATCGGAACTCACCCACGTAAACGCACACGTCTGTGCATCAAGACACGTCCAAGAATGCTTCCAGGACTAGCCATTTTCCAAACCAGAAACCACCCCAGTGTGCTTCCACAGGAAGACAGATAAATAAACCCATTAGCTGGGACGATTCTCAGGACAAAAAAATGTCAATTTCGGCACACTGTCCCACGGATGAATCCCAGGGACGTAATATGCAAACGAATCTGGACACAGAGAGCGCCTACAACTCTACAAACCCCTCTGTGTCAGATGCCACCGGGCAGAACCCACCTAGGGTGCGGAAAACTGGAGAGGGCAGTGACCGACTGAGAAGATGTGGGGCTGTGTGCCTCTCCATCTCTTGACCCAAGTGGTGGTTAACTGGGCGAGTTCGCGTGGGACTGATTGACTGAGCTGTGCCCTGAGCAGTGCACCCCTGCTTACAACTTATACTTTATTTACCAGAGTCCCTTTGGAGGCGAAACACCTTTATGCTGATGAGGGACTGCTGGTGGGGGACCAGGAGATCTCTGAGGCCATTGGTGGGATGGGGGGGCAGGAGCTACAATGCTAGGAGGAAAATGCATGCGCTGCTTAACCAGCCAGTCATATCTGTGTGAATGCCCCTACGGTAAACGTGAACCCACCCACAAAGCCTGCAGCCTTTGAAGAAGCAAAAACACAGCTTAATGTCCACCAACAGGAGCCTGGTTGGTGATGTAAATTCTACTGTTGGagcttttaaatttctaattgtagtaaaatacaaaTATCACAGAATTGactgtcttaaccatttttaagtgtccagctgggtggcattaagcacattcacaagGCTGTAAAaccatccccaccacccacctccaccTTTCCCACCTTTCCAAACGGAAACTGCCCCCATTAAGCAACAGCTCCCcaccggccctcccagccccgagCCACCTCTGtctagtctactttctgtctctgtgaatttccTCATGGGACCTCCTGTAAGTGGAATCCTACAGGATTTGTCTGGCTTATTCCACTGagaataatgtcctcaagtttcatccatgtcgTAGCCCGTGTCAGAATGTCCTTTTTATGACCCAGTAACACTCCATACTATGAATGGACCacatttgtttatgcattcatccgttgatggacacctaagatgcttccaccttttggctgttgtgaataacgctgctgtgaactttggaggacccatttgaatttttttttaacggaggtactggggatagaacccagggcctcgtgcacactaagcacgcactctaccactgagctataccctctctcccatttgaattttttaaaaccttgtgTACATATTTTCAACACAAATGAGAAACATAAGGCCACGTTTTCAGAACTCTGCCTCTGGTGTGGTAGTTAGACAGACCAACTGCTGCAACAATTAGACCCCAAAATATATTACGGCTTAACCACAGGGAAGTTTATTTATTATTCCCACAGCGGCACTGGATGGGTGACAAGGTGGGGCATGGGGATCCTTCCACATGCTGGGGACCCAGGTTGGCACGGCTCCCAAAGCCATGCGGGCATTGGTGGGAGCGGAGAAGGGCATGGAGTGGTGCCTGTGGCGTGTTACGGACTGGCCCTAGAAGTGCCCCACCCCTTTCTGCTAGAAACCCGTCATGTGACTGCGCCAACGCCAAGGGGGCCTGGAAAATGTAACCCAGCACTTTCAGAAGAGGTCCTGGGGCAGCTGGGACTGCTAAATGACTGGCAGATACCAACTCAATCCCACTTCCCTAGTGGCTTTTGTCCTTTGAAATCGGCTGGAGCCAGACTCCTCCAGGAGGCACCCCCTGGGCTCCTGCTCCCACGATGaccaccccctcctcctgaccATGCACCATGGGGATGGGGATCTCCCAGCAGAGGCTTGGCCCAGGATGGGCACTCCATCACCTGGGGCTTACGGGAGGAAGCAGCCTGTTGGAGGAGGGGTTCCAGCTCCCATACTGGTCCCTCCCCCATCAGCCACTTCCCACTGTTCAGCCAACATTAGACCCAAgtgggaggctggaggagaagTGGGTCTTCCCCACCTCAGGCCTGTGGAGGAGTCTGCGGCGGGGCTGCTGCCTCTGTGGCTTTGTGGCTTGGGCCCCACGCGCCTGCACGGCTCCTGCTTTGGTGGGGACCTAGCCTGGCTGTGGcatcctgccccctgcccctcacccgGGGTGCGGCTAGGATCCTGGGACTGCCTCACTGGCTCAGGTTGGCTTCCTAGCTCTCGCACCATGTCCCCGGATTACTGTCCCCAAACCCCACTAGTACAAGGGATATGGGACTGGCCGCTGGGTTCTGGTGTCATCACTCCCTGGAGCTGTGGTTAGGGGAGACCACCTCTCTGGTGCCTCTAGAGAGTCTGTGTGTGGTTGGGGGATCCTGGGCCCTCACACACACCCAGCAGCACTCCAGACTCCTTAGGAGTCCCTGGGAAAATCCATCAGGTGTCGGGGCTTCCCAGCCTGGCCTGCCCCTGGCACTGGGATTGTCTGAGGTCTGGGGCCAGGGCCACAGTGGATCCCTTCTCTTgctggggagggctgggcagCGCTAGGGCCTGTCTTAGAATGAGGCCTAGcagctctgtccccacccccacccccaccgctccTTGGACCTGACTGCATGTCCCTTCCTCTCAgcctgtccctctgcctggaaagccctCTGACCAGTCACCTCTCTGAGAATTCAACCCGTCCTTTGAGGCCTGTTGGTCTGGATGCTGAGAAGCTGCCCCTGCTCTCCTGAGCCCTGGTGCACCTGCTCCCATGTGTCCAGGCTGCCGTGTGGGAGGAAACTGACCCCGTCCCTGGCCCCGTCTGGTTCACATCAGGAGGCACTGTGGACCCAGGCTGGTGGGAGGCCAGCCCTGCCTTATGTCATCCCCCAAGTGGAAAGCACCTGCCCAGGGACCAAGGGGTGGGCCCTCAGCCCCCTGTCCTgagctggaggcccagagaggtggggaggcaggggacagGGTCTGGAAGGACAAGAGCACTGGACCTATtcccctcctccagtctcctTGGTGCCGCCCCAGGAGGCCCCCAACCTcaggctctgctctgctctttcaAACGTGCCCCAGCGTGCCTACTCCAGGACTTCCCTCCAGATGGGATCTGAGGCTGTCACCCAGCCCCTGACCTCTGCCCAGGACCCTCTGCTAAAGGTGAGGCCGAGGAGGCAGTGTGGCCTGGGCTCTTGCCCAAGTGGTCAGCACTGGCTGGGCCACCTTGGGTAACCTGTGCCACCTGAGGCTAGGGGGAAGACTCAAGGCCCTCCCAGAAGAGGGGAGACGAAGAGGTGGCCTGCACGGACCTTGCCTGAGGCTGTGACCACAAGTCTGCTGGCCCAGCTGCATGGCAGGGGCTGAGTTGAGTGCCCTTCCTGACGGCCTGGGTCCCAGCAGAGCCTGTCTCCACTGTCCTTATCCTCTGCTGCTCCCATGTGGCCACTCTTGGCACTGCAGGCCACTGTGTAGGGGCTCCTCTCAGAGCCTCCCACCCACTCCAGATCTCGTGGTCAACCCcgtccctcccagccctcagtcTGAGTCACCCACCCTGCCGAGGGGGCATCAACCTCCAACTCCACCCTCCCCAGCGCTTTCTCCATCTGTGACCTGTGACGCAAATCTGACCCCATCCTacccacccccaggcccccaTTCAGCACCCTGGCCGAAAACGGGGCAGCAGTGGCAGGAGGCCTGAGCTCTGCACCGGCTTCTGGACACGCGTGGCGAAGAGCCCAGGGACCTGGAACACGGGACCTGGTTGGAGCAGCACTACCAGACTGCCTCTGGGGCAATGCCAGGGCAGTGTTGGGGGCCCAGAGCCAGGTTGCCAGCGTGCTGCGGGGTAAGTGGCAGGCACCTACACTGGGGGACGGCAGGCCGGGCCCGTCCCTCCTCCTGGGTGCTCCATGGagacccttcccctcccctgacAACAAGGTCATTGTTCtagctccactttacagatggagagacagaggcTGGGAAGAGACCTGTGCCAGGTGACCTGGCAGTGAACGAAGGCCCTGGACCCAGGCGGACCGCATAGGACTCCCCAGAACCGAGGCACAGCACCAGCATCATGACACCAGAGTAGAGCACCAGGCTtgttttctcctcctccagcaggGAGGGGTGTTTCAGATGTTCCAGAAGACTCAGAATTACAAGCCTGGAGTTTAGAGTGTAACTCTCCTCACAGAAGGCTGGACCCACCTACAGTCTCAGGCCAGGCCCAGGGACTGGGAATCaaggcagcctggccctgggtcTCCCGTGTTGGGGCCCTAGGTCTGGGGAGCAGGGTCGTAGGCAGGGAACTCTGAGGTATTGGCCTTTGAATAGCAGGTGCTGGAGTATTCAGGCTCGGGAGACAGGTCTCAGAATTCAAGCATACGGAGTCTCCGGCCTGGGGAATTAGAACCGTTTTTGGGGAACAGTGCTGGGTGTCAGCTTCTGGAACTCCACGGTTAGAGCTCAAGATCCGGGGCTTCGGTGACAGAGCAGGGCACCAGGCCTCGGGTGCACGGGCATTAAAGGCTCAGGTCCCAGGTGTCCAGGTCACAGGTGTATGGTGCTAGAGATTTGTGCAGTATGGGGTGCACATTCTTGGGAGTTTGGAAGGCTCGTCTCTGGCCCCAGGGAGGCCCCATGTGTCTCGTGCTGCTGGCCAAGCGTGCTCCCCTCAGGGTTGCGAACCCCAGGTGGCCCTGCAACAGAGACTCGGTCTAGAGCAGGCACAGCGATTCCACTTGTGCCCCAGGGTGAGCCTAGGAGGGGCACAAAGGTTAGGAGGAGCGGGACCACGGGTCTGGGAGGGTGCAAGGGGTCTCACGTGCTGCTCTTCCTGCGACGTAGGAACACGTAGACGAGTGCGACCAGAGCCACCACCGCCAGGCCGCCAAAGATGATGCTCAGCAGCACCGCATAGCTCCGGTGTCCTGGAGAGGCGGCGGGTGGTGAGGGCAGCCCAAGCATGGGAGCAGGTGGGTGGGGCACTGagtggggtggggctggcaggTGGGCGGGGCATCCTCACCTGGCTGGCACATAGGTGTGGGCCTGGACCATGTGCCATCAGCCTGGCAGGTACTGGCCTCTGCACCGGCCAGGCTGTAGCCGTTGTCGCAGCGGAAGTGGACAGTGGAGCCCGCCAGGTAACTCATGCCCTCCTTGCGCCCATTGAGGGGTGGGGCCAGCCTGCCGCAGGACACCACTGGTGCAGGGGTGGGGCACAGATGGCAGGCCTGAGACGCTGGACGCCGCCCTCTGGGCGGGTCGTGTCCCAGCACCAGGTGCCCGCCCCCTTGCCCGGACCCCCCGCTTCCACCCACACCCCACGCTGCTCTCACCCGGCTGCAGACTCTGTGCACGAAGCAAATGCTGCATGTGGGCCACCCGCGAGGCATTGCCTACATTCGTGCTCCCGGTGGCTGCCACGTCGAATCTGCAGAACATGTTATCCCCACACAATTCGGCCACCTCAGCTGCCTGGCTGGGGCCGGAGGTGATCTCCTCTGGGAAGAGGGGTAGGAAAGTGGAGTCGTGCTTGGGCCGGAGCAGGAAGTTGGTGACCAGGAACTCAGAGTCATAGGTGAGCAGAGAGGAGGCGTTCTCCACGGCCCCTGGGGAGACACGCAGTGCCCGGCTTGTGGGTCTGGGGGGCCCCCCAACAACCCCTCCATCCCTTCTAGCCTATGCCTGCTGGTCGCTCACAGTCAGCCCCAAACTGGAACAGCTCTCGGGAACTGGTGCTGGGAGGCAGGACCTGGCCGCTGCGCATGGTGAAGTCATCTGTAGGATCATCATTGAGGGTCCCCAGGAGGCCTCGTGTGTGGGTCAGGAACTTCTCAGGCAgcaggactgtcacactcaggaACGGACCCTGGACATTGACCTCTAGGCCAGCCCCCGATGACAGCATGACTGATACTCTGTCCCCAGCAGCTGCTGACAGGAACATGCCTGGGCACAGGTGGATTTGGGGTCAGAGTCACCCTTTAGGCAACATGCCGTGACCCCTCAGCCCAGAGGTGGATGGGCATCACCCATGGGCTTCAGGGGCAAGGGAGGgcaccccagggcccagcccactGTGACACTCCACCTCCCTCGGCCCCATAGGGAGCCCCCATACAAGGGCTGTACGTGGCAGCTGTCTGTCGGCTCTCACACCCTGACACTGGCCTCCCCATCTGTGCCCTGGACTCCACCTCCACTTCATGCCAGGGCCAGTGAGGGTGTGGAGGCCCCGGGTGGGGAGGACAAGGGAGCGAGGGCCCCCACTGTCTTACTCACCCTTTAGGTCCATCCAGCTCTGCTCTGCAAAGCTGAGCACCTCCTGGTTCAGCAGCACCTGCAAGACCCCGTCCCTCCTGGCCAGCCGGACCTCCACCACGTCTGAGTTGCCCTCCTGGACAGCCACAGCGGTCAGCCCAGTGCCTCGGTCCTGAGAGCCTGGGATGGTGGGTGCAGAATGGGGTCCACTCAGCACCAGCCTCCTTTTCCCCAGGGGTGACCCTGAGCCACCTGGAGCCCGGCCTCACCCTCAGGTGTCGTCCTGGTCTGGGCCCGTGCCTGCACCCTCAGGTCAGTCAGCACAGCCTCCAGCAGCACATACTCGCCACGTCCGTTGAATGTGTAGTTGGTGCCATCAAAGGTGACGAAGTGTGGGTCCCCAAAAGCGGAagctggggagagcagagggtcAGGCGGATCTCCCTGGCCCAACCCAGGGCCCCCTCCCTGGCTGGCACCCACCCGGCGGGCACCCACCCAGGCGCGGGGGATGGTAGCTGCGGCAGTCACTGGAGGGCCGCCGCTGCATGTAGCGGGAGCACTCGGGCGCCCAGAGGCAGCAGTGGTAGAAGCTGATGACATCATAGATCCAGTGGGAGAGGCCGGGCACGCGGGGTGGCACGCGGTATGGGGGTGCACCCCAGTCGTGGCCGCGGTCTGGAGTGCTGCCGCCGGTGGAGTCGGCCGTCAGGAGCTGCATGCCTGCCGCGGTGTAGCAGCACTGCTGGCCTGAGCCATATCGGGGGCTGGGGACAAGGACAGGTCAGGGTGCTGTGGGattctgcccccagcccccagcccgccTCTTCCCTCCGTCTTGGGGCTCACCTGGCTTGCACGGAGCGAACGCAGTGCACAGCCCCGGGGTGGTAGGTACAAACGCTGCCGTGCTCGATGTCACAGCCATAGTCCGTCTGAAGAGCAGCTGGTTGGTGTCACCTGCCCTGGCTTTGGGCTCTGCCATCCCCTCCCTGGGATCCAGCCCCTCAGGGGCCCTCAGACCCCAggctcccctcccaggcccctaCATGCCTCCCCCTGCGCTGCCTTGGGTGGCCTAGCCATgtgcctggaggaggcagctcGCCCCGCGTGCCCCCTCACACACTCCTGGGCCCAGACTGGGGTAGGAGCTCACGTGGAAGCGGCCAGAGTCAGCCCGGGCCTGGGCCAGGGTGCAGGGGCAGTCAGGCAGCTCCTTTAGGAAGTCGGGCAGCtggtcctcctgctcctcccaggcCAGGCACTGAGTGCGGGCCCAGGCCACAGGGTCCTCCCGGAAGTCATCACCCAGATGCCAGGCCAGCGCGTGCTCATTGCTCCAGAGCGCGTGCACGTCCCTGTGGAGACGCGTGCACGCTAGGGGCCAGCCTCCCTGCCCACGCCCCTGGCTGCCCGTCAGTCATGGGGGGCAGCAGGCAGACGGGCCCTGCCTGTCCTTGGCAGGGCGGCCTTACTTCTCCCCTGCATGGTGTTTGCTGTCGATGATGCGGAGGGCTCCCACTTCCCATCTCTGGTAGTTTCGGGGCGCAGGTTTTGGTGTGAAGGTGAAATAGCCAGAGTTGTGGATGTTTGTGGCCAGGGAGTACAGGTAGGACCACGTTGCTGTCCATTCCTCTGAGTATGGCTTCCCTGGGGACAGAAGGCCTCGTCAGCCCCGGGGCCTGTCCCAGGACccccagggaagaggagggggcaggCACCAGACTTTGGTGCTCAGAGCAGCCTGGTAGATGGACAGAAGTATGGACAGAGTCTCCATAGGAGGAACGGCCCTGCTGGGTGAGGGGGCCAGGCCCAGCTatccaggggctcagagaggATGGGGCAGAGCAAGTTTTTTCTATTTCCAGGACAAGCCTTATATCCAAGAGCTGAGATTGTCCATAGCCCCTCCCAGAGCTGATACTCAAACATCCAGGGGTCCGGCCTCCCTgtgctgctcccctctccccgccccacACTCCAGCCAGTGCCCCTTCCTCAGCTGCACTTTCCTCTCCCGCATCTCTGTTCACCTGTCTCCTCATAGCCCCACAGCTCAATGGTGATGAAGTTGGCAGGCAGAGCCGAGGTGTTCCAGGTCAGGGTGAGGTTGCCATGGGTGCCGGCGGTGCCGTAGTACTGCCAGCGGGTCTCGTTCACCAGCTGGCTCTTCTCTGACTCCGACACTTTGCTGGGGTGCACTGGGCAGGAGGAGGTGCGGGGTAAGCGAAGGCCTGGGGCCCTTAGAGCGGTAGGGACCTCCCACAGACAATGCACAGCAGTCCCACTGGAGCAAGGGTCTCCCCTAGACCctgatggcaggaaaagacaggGGTCGTGGGGTCCTGCGCTCTGGTCCTGGTCCTGCGCTCTGTCCCC
The genomic region above belongs to Camelus bactrianus isolate YW-2024 breed Bactrian camel chromosome 32, ASM4877302v1, whole genome shotgun sequence and contains:
- the SUSD2 gene encoding sushi domain-containing protein 2, encoding MKRSLLPWALLLLATATGPGPQPTAGALGSCSHRCGDRSGPCSCHPTCFGLGSCCLDIRDFCLEVLPYSGSMMGGKDLVVQHLNWSSPSDGVICSFKESVQTRGLVDSAGRVHCVSPLLYETGRIPFTLSMDNGRSFLRSGTWLAVHPSKVSESEKSQLVNETRWQYYGTAGTHGNLTLTWNTSALPANFITIELWGYEETGKPYSEEWTATWSYLYSLATNIHNSGYFTFTPKPAPRNYQRWEVGALRIIDSKHHAGEKDVHALWSNEHALAWHLGDDFREDPVAWARTQCLAWEEQEDQLPDFLKELPDCPCTLAQARADSGRFHTDYGCDIEHGSVCTYHPGAVHCVRSVQASPRYGSGQQCCYTAAGMQLLTADSTGGSTPDRGHDWGAPPYRVPPRVPGLSHWIYDVISFYHCCLWAPECSRYMQRRPSSDCRSYHPPRLASAFGDPHFVTFDGTNYTFNGRGEYVLLEAVLTDLRVQARAQTRTTPEGSQDRGTGLTAVAVQEGNSDVVEVRLARRDGVLQVLLNQEVLSFAEQSWMDLKGMFLSAAAGDRVSVMLSSGAGLEVNVQGPFLSVTVLLPEKFLTHTRGLLGTLNDDPTDDFTMRSGQVLPPSTSSRELFQFGADWAVENASSLLTYDSEFLVTNFLLRPKHDSTFLPLFPEEITSGPSQAAEVAELCGDNMFCRFDVAATGSTNVGNASRVAHMQHLLRAQSLQPVVSCGRLAPPLNGRKEGMSYLAGSTVHFRCDNGYSLAGAEASTCQADGTWSRPTPMCQPGHRSYAVLLSIIFGGLAVVALVALVYVFLRRRKSSTATWGSQP